The following are encoded in a window of Brassica oleracea var. oleracea cultivar TO1000 unplaced genomic scaffold, BOL UnpScaffold01595, whole genome shotgun sequence genomic DNA:
- the LOC106321419 gene encoding uncharacterized protein LOC106321419, protein MIEKKLAATTIVFGDLLPSEVKGMHVSAQQEFHYETNWRMLPTLSWIQQTRQRNWAGRLQIYLWKPGAYDSILIILGECSARARTSLGNKDLEADQNVLLLDHVKVCKPLDLQKLQYHFRDCQSKSGDGDFIRVNGEVISGVGGELMFSSQIKEKPPDGLSLHQSPNKPTRGYSNDQSIKNGSLAKLEMQQSNLGSCLAASFDIGAVRGSYLNNQKELSNKLDCNRNLTHLGLTSNWNHVQSFSGEIVMSFRSRVILCLRTSQFYLWRPDMMHLFLSKEPCADFKRAWKHIRRNYKNEEDKRFKPPDLDQDNHQDVPGFIIIKEAPPDAAYNPKPSRNKFGIRLLLYDNFA, encoded by the exons ATGATTGAGAAGAAATTGGCAGCAACAACAATTGTTTTTGGTGATCTTTTACCATCTGAAGTTAAAGGGATGCACGTCTCAGCTCAGCAAGAGTTTCACTACGAAACCAATTGGAGAATGTTACCCACTCTTTCCTGGATCCAACAAACCAGACAACGCAATTGGGCTGGAAGGTTACAGATCTACTTGTGGAAACCTGGAGCATATGACAGCATACTTATCATCCTTGGAGAGTGCTCTGCTCGTGCTAGAACCAGCTTGGGTAATAAAGATTTGGAAGCTGATCAAAATGTCTTGCTTCTTGATCATGTCAAGGTGTGTAAGCCACTAGATTTGCAAAAGCTTCAATACCATTTCAGAGATTGTCAAAGCAAGAGTGGAGATGGAGATTTCATTAGAGTAAATGGTGAAGTGATTTCTGGAGTAGGAGGAGAACTCATGTTTTCTTCTCAAATCAAGGAGAAACCACCAGATGGACTCAGTCTACATCAATCTCCAAATAAACCAACCCGAG GCTATAGTAATGATCAGAGTATCAAGAATGGATCCTTGGCTAAATTGGAGATGCAACAATCAAATCTTGGAAGCTGTCTAGCCGCCAGCTTTGACATAGGAGCAGTCCGAGGATCATATCTCAACAACCAAAAGGAATTAAGCAACAAACTCGACTGCAATAGAAACTTAACTCATCTGGGTCTCACGTCGAATTGGAATCATGTCCAAAGCTTCTCAGGTGAAATAGTTATGAGTTTTAGAAGTCGGGTGATCCTGTGTTTGCGAACATCTCAATTCTATCTATGGCGACCAG ATATGATGCACTTGTTTTTGTCAAAAGAGCCATGTGCAGATTTTAAGAGAGCTTGGAAGCATATAAGAAGAAACtacaaaaatgaggaagatAAGAGATTCAAACCACCTGATCTAGACCAGGATAACCACCAAGACGTCCCTGGCTTTATCATCATCAAAGAAGCACCTCCAGATGCAGCCTACAATCCAAAACCGAGCAGAAACAAATTTGGGATAAGACTCTTACTTTATGACAACTTCGCAT